The following are from one region of the Gammaproteobacteria bacterium genome:
- a CDS encoding type II toxin-antitoxin system death-on-curing family toxin, producing MTLKEYLTVLDVLAIHSILIQRYSGTQGIRDRGALESALFRLQSGYYVDIVAEAAALMESLAINHPFVDGNKRVAFAATDIFLRINGYRINCESMIIYAYMMQMFETGSFDLAHLEPWLRKLVIKAS from the coding sequence ATAACGTTGAAAGAGTACCTGACCGTTCTCGATGTACTGGCAATCCATTCAATATTAATTCAGCGTTACAGTGGAACACAGGGTATCCGTGACCGTGGCGCACTTGAATCTGCTTTATTTCGCCTTCAATCAGGCTACTATGTTGATATAGTTGCGGAAGCAGCCGCACTGATGGAAAGTTTAGCCATTAATCACCCCTTTGTAGATGGCAACAAACGAGTAGCTTTTGCAGCTACTGATATTTTCCTTCGTATTAATGGTTACCGAATCAATTGTGAATCAATGATTATTTACGCCTACATGATGCAAATGTTTGAAACAGGTTCATTTGATTTGGCTCACCTTGAACCATGGTTAAGAAAGCTGGTAATCAAAGCATCTTAA